A region of the Arachis hypogaea cultivar Tifrunner chromosome 15, arahy.Tifrunner.gnm2.J5K5, whole genome shotgun sequence genome:
aacatttttaacatgaaaaggacgtaattacaaaattaaaagcagtgtagggacccaattgaatggaaaaaaagtatagggacctaattaaaaatttggtgaaactatagggaccaatagagtaattaaacctttattaaattcaaaatatttatacaaaattttctcttgaaaagtaataaaacataatacaaatttaaacaaCATAAATACTACAAGAAAAAAAGGATTTAAGAGTAAATCTACATTATATACACAAATTGTTGAGGCATGTAGGAATTGGAAGTCTTAGCCACAATCTCTTCATTCCCTTTGCAGGGTCTGTCAGAACCAACTCAGCCCCGAAAGCCAACAGAGTGATTCTCCTTTCGAGACTCATTGAAGCAGGCATTGTAATTTTGACCTTGTAACCCTTGGCTACGGCCATGAAAGCTAATCCGATGCCAGTATTTCTACTTGGTTCAATCAGAACACTCTTCAGCAAAATATGACAAGAGCCACATGCAGATAAGAAACAAATCAGATCATACATCTAAATAACCAATACTATCTTCCATCAATCCACATCCTAGCTAGTTCTGCATCTCAGTTTTAACAGAAAGTAATAAACAGTAACACCATTCAATCAAAGCTAAAATTACTTCCAAGCTTGAACAAATATCTTTATGTTATAGAAGCTTTTCACAGAACATGTATTTGAATTTGGGCTTACGTATATAGTTTGTTCCCTCATGATAACTGTATACGTCAGAATTAAAGTGATGGTAGtggaaaaaagaaagtaataaaataatgCTCAGAAAAACTTTAGCAATCCCTTCTCCCTGCCCGACCCTTATTCATTGCACTCCCTGTAGCCAGATAAACCTATACAAGTTAACTATAAGAACTTGCTTTTTACAACCTAAAATTGTTGAAAAATGAgtgtatattattataaaaactatGCAGATTAAAATATATGTGTAAATAAAGGACTACTTAGTGTTTGAAAActttaatttatacatataaaaaatttaaagaatccTAGAAAATATATAAAGCATACAACTAATAATATATGCCTTCATTACCATTATTATTGGACCAAGTGAAGCTTGAGGGACGATATCAGCTTGTGAGAAAGATGGAATTTGAAGAAAAGGATGTCACGGCCTTAACTCCTACGGCAAATTGGTAAGAGATTAGACACTCTCTTCTCTGTGGAGAAAAAAGAGGTTTTAATGACCTTGTTTCAACATGTCAATACGCATGTTTCAAAGCAGTAAAATGAAAAGcacttgtttttcttttaatagcAAGTGCTCAAATTTCagaataaattgaataaaaagagAACAAACTTACAAATACGAATTCCATCCCCAATCTTTTCCAACCGATGATGAGTACCCTACTCTGTTCAGGAGTTAACAATTAATCAATCATGCACTTCTactccaataaaaaaattaaaggcaAATAGGTGCTTATTATATAAACAGTGTATAGATTATTAGATCCCCCCATCTCCCCCAAAAACAGCTCCTTAGTTCGTCTTGATCATTTTCATACTGATCCAAATGACATGTCAAAGTAGGTAAATATATTGtctcctctctttttttcttcacCCCTTTGTACACAGACAAGGCAGCCTATCCTTATCCAACAAAATTAAATTCTCCCATATGGGTTTCCTTTTGAAACAAAAAACCTGATGcttgaaattcaaaagataaatacTGAGAGAAAAGGTCAACTATAATAAGACAAGAGGGGAAGATACCTATGGAACCAAGGGCAATGCCAATGATAAGCAAGGCAACGGTGGTATAAGGGACTGGTGCATGCTATAATAAActattttaatgattaaattttcaatttaaggataaaaaaagaaaaagaggaaaaggaatATCCTCCAATAATTAAATGAAGCAACAATATCAAGATTTGACAATAGTAGAGTAGATTCAATGAGCTCCATAGCACGTGATTTTGTAGTCTCAATCTGGTAATATCCCACAGCATACCAATAGCAAATCAATTAAGAGGGAAACAAATTGTcatgattaaaaaattatgaacttAAAACATACCAATTACCAAAGAAGAAGTTTGTCTCCTCCAAGAAAGGCTCTTGGTTTTCATATCCATTGCAAAATCATTTACACTATTGACAATACCATTCACTGCAGCTAAGTCCTGCTTGGCATATCGGCAATCTTGTGTCACAAGTCAACGCGTGGTACGAATTTCTCTGTGAGACGTTGTTGCCTCTGAAGAATCACATTATTTCCAGGCGTATCAACAATTGTCATCTGTTTTAAAAAAGAATGTAAAATAATTACTCAGAGCACATACAATTAGATAGAATATATTATGTAAGTCTATAATATAAAAATTGTGATATTCGTACAGGACAAGGAAGAAACAGAACAGAATCAAGAAATTAACCGGCTTACTTCTTTCTCATTAGTAGTTGGAACAACTCCCTCTTTCAGGTATCTTTCCCCAAGAAGTGCATTAATCACCGTTGATTTACCGGAGTTGAATTCACCCTGAAATATATGAGAGAAAATGTATAATACCATGTCAAATAACTAATAGCATTCTGTAGGATTTGATTTCTATGTCTATCTGAAAAATCCATATAAAAGCTAGAAGAAACACGTCACTCAGCTAACCAAAAGCATTTTGCATTGTTCTATTTATAGGCAAAGCTCCAAATCAAATGAAGCAAAGCAAACGTGTTTGAAGTCTGCATAACAATTTTATTTCAAGTTTTGTTCATTTTAACTTCAATTACATAATAAACTAGTTAGCTATAGTAATAATAAACTTTCCTATTCAATTCAATCCTATATGCTACCTTTATATCTTTTACCTATTATTAGGATAAGAAACAATGATTTGcttttaagaattaaaataaaagtacaaAAGAATTATTACACACAGCAGCAGAGGATCAATTGAACATATAAATTAGGAATATATATAACACCTTATTCTTTCTTGTAATAAGCTTTTACATTTTCATGACTCAAACTATATTGCAAGACAAATATTAAGTTTACAAacaattgaataaaaatttcatgaTTACACAAACCCTAAAATTGAAACTTAACATACACTAAGATAGAGACTCAAAGGAATAAGCATAAATGTTTACCTTGATTTCCTTAGATGGATGAAGCATTTCGTCGAACAGGTCAGATGCATAAAGACACAAATACAAAAGTTCAACCAAAATACAATTTCAATAGACAATTTTTGGGCCAACAATTCTGACTCCTCCTTCTTCTCCAAGACTGAACCAAGCTCCTGCTTTGCAGCCTCCAACTGCTTCATGGCGCGGCCAAGCTCCGCTTCTAGCTGCCGTTGGTTTGACACCAGCTCAATGAAGGCAGTTTTGTGCTTCCTGAGATCAGAGGAGTGTTCCTGAGCTTCAAGCTTAACAGATTCTCTCAATTCTTCTGCTTCCCTTTCAGCCTTTACAAGATTTTCCTCCAACTCCTTCCTCTTCTGCTCCCCTTCTTGAATCACTTTGTCCCTGGACTCCAGCAAATCCTCTATTTCCTTCAATTTCTGGCTCATTTCAGAGACAACctcatcctttttcttttcaaacactCTCAGCTCATTCATCAGTGCCCCAATGTGCTCCCGAAGTTTTCGCCTTTCTTGCAACCAACTCTGCTCCTGTGTAGCAAAGATCCCCACAACTTTCTCATTGGCCTTTGCATCCTCATGCCTCATCTTCTTGAGATTCTCAATCTCCCTCTCAGCATTCCTAAGCTTGAAGACCTATATTCTTCCCCATCCGAAATCCCTTTCTGAACCTTCCACACAATCAACCCAAGTACCTGTGCACTCCCTTGGAGTATGCTGTCACGAATTTCACTCCATTTTTCAACCTCAACATGTGGTTTTGTGAGTGCTTGGAGTGCAAAAAACGCACAAGAAACACCAAAATACATAGGATACATAATATCAGTGTCACTCTTCTTGTCATACCCAAATCTATTATCCAAGACAGAGAATCCCTTATCCTCTGCCATTACTAATTACTATAATGGGGTTTTGGTTCTCCTTTGCCTCTCTGCAACTGTGAAAAGAAAAAAACCAATAAGAAAACAACTATAATTAATGAAACTGAGTCCTACATTACATTAAAACTCACATGATTTTTGGCCATAGATAGATCCCAATTGATTCAATAATGATAGACATATTTGACAGTACAATAATTGAGTTTAAAACAGCAGATGCCTAATGAAAATGATGGGAGACATTAGTGTGTGTCTAAAGCAATAGTTTCCTTAACACAGGATTCAAGAATGATCTTACTTACATATTTTCTCCCCTTCTGAAACTGCAACTAGGCCTAGAAAAAGTACTTGACTGGATCAGTTAAGTCCACAAGTCACACCAAACAGAAAAACTCATGTATATTTCATCTGGACTTTGCATGATTCAATTAATGGTGCACTTTTTTGGAGGGTTAAATTGACTCTGATCATCAATCTTGAGTTAATAAGAAGGGAAAGGTGTCACATGTTGTCACTTCACTCTTCTTTAAATCCTCATTATTCTGTTCTCCACTTTcatttacaaaaataattataattatttatattaattaaaatttcaaactcAGACACAGGGGTGTTATAAGTCATAGCAATATTAGGGACTACAATATATATAATGCAAGGACACTGTAGATCACTGCAAAAAGAATTAAGTGGGACTATGTAATTGGACTCAAAAACTATCTATTCTTCACTTTTTATCAAggtcataattttttttaccattgACAGAGACGGCTACATACAATAAGATAGCATTAGCCAAGAGCTTGGAGAACATATAAAATACAGAGCAAGAATGAAATTCAAAACTGATAACAAACAAAACAGTAACCAATAGAGGAGGAGATTATAGATTAACAGAATACAAGAAACAAGGCTGGAATTAATATGTTCCAAAGTGAATATCCCCTACCAAAGTGAATATCCCCTGCCTTAATATGTTCTTTTGCCTGAAGGACTGTCTCCTTATATGCTTCAGGTGCCATGGTTGACATCTTTAAAGGAGGACCGAAATGGTGAGTATGCAAATTCACTGAGCCTCAAGCCAGCCTCACACTAGCAAATccaaatttcaaattaatttctcCTGGAGCATAAAAATCGGCGCATGATGATATGCAAGAATGGATTAGTTAGCATGAATCacataaaccctagaaaatgagaatttctcaaataagGAACCACAATTGAATAAGAGATGGATGAAAAGGTTACTGAGGTGCGAACTGAAACTAGAGATCATAATGTATGACAGAGGCGGCGATAGAAACCACCACACGAGGCTACAAGCCATCGACAGAGACTGTGACATGAACTAGCGACAACCAACGCAGATTGAGGATGAGGTGGTGGTAGCCAATAATGTTACTTGAGTCGTTCGGTGTAGAACTTGgtgtgaggaagaggaagagatggCGGCAACGGTGAAGTGAAGAGGTTGCGATAGCAAAGTGAGGTGATGGAGGCACTGATACAGTAAAGAGGGATGAAATGTGAGAAATGAGAAAATGGCTTCAACGGTGAAAGTGATATTCTTACTACAGGCAAAGTTAATAATTAGTTAGTGGCCATTTATGTAATTGCCGTTACAAATGAAGTATTAAAGGCAATTATTTATTTGCCGGGAAAAAAGTCATTTAACAAGAGAAATTATGGCTATATTAACATGGCCGCTAAATATTTGTCggtaaagattaaattttttgtagtgagaaccggaggttcttagtatggtaatagtacccacatatctaacatgtaatgtcctgggaaagccgaaggcaatcctagaacttccaccagataaatcaaagcttataaatagactaaaccataaatggcaactgactaaagatcttcagtctaactaacattcccctttccaaatcctgcagacctcccaaccaccagcagtaaCATAATATGGCAAACATAATTATATCAGACAAGGAGATATACAAATAGAAAGCAGATATAACATTTAGATAATTAACAGGTAATATACAGTCAATTAGGCAATTctaaacaattcacataatatgcatacgatgaatgcctgtcctaatggctgatgagtctcatctgtcggttataaagccaaccagACAAGttttggtagctaaccattggactgtccctctgtcgcacatccctaactcgagttatactcaatcataaatcataaatcatatccaacaccctcactggtgtatattcacgggggcgaccTCATCCAAAACTTttagtgtccggccacacttacgacatagggtcagcagagtatcgagtctccacctggagcacatggtggctagccactgctttcttccaggaaaactcgtatcccagatagtggaagtgtaacattcacatttcattcaatacgcatatatgcaatcatactTAGCCATAATTCAATAATAGCTCAGCCATAACTCGGCAATATCTCAGCCCTTTGGCTCataatacaatccataaccagccaattcattagcaattacagcccttcggctcatggcatacacagcACTTCCACAATCATCCTCCGTGTCTCATACAATGATCCttaatcatcattcatcattaaaTCTCCCCTTACTTCATCCACAACTTACCACATTTCCTAGCTCCTCTttattgctaggcatatcacaaGGATTTAAGACATAATaagtgagatcggaggcttagaagtctaAAATTTGGCTTTAAAtactcaaaaattaattttgggatgaaaacagggtcacgcgtgcgcgtcgcccacgcgcacgcgtggaaggcaGCAAGATacagtgacgcgtacgtgtctcccacgcgcacacgtggatgtgAGAAAAGCCAAGTGACGCCtgtgcgtcagccacgcgtacgcgtgggtgcgttttgtgccccaggcacaaaactggccgGCACAACTCTCGAGAATTTTGACTGGGCAACTGTTTTagctcatcgacgcgtgcgcgtcggtcacgcatatgcgtgggtgtgcgttctgccaaaaattttactaagttaaaaatttgcagaattcacagttttaaaccccaatcttccgacgggcataacttctccatttcaaatcatttttcacccgttcttcaaataaacatctcggatccaatttcatttctaaacaagtttggcatAAATCGGGGATCCGGAGTCCAAGTTATgctccgtcaaagtatgcccaaaagccacattttcatacaaaaccacaaagtgctattttcaaaacaaaccaattccaaccctttttaaaatcaaccaaaacataccaaaaatcaacctcaagcctcctcaactcatacatgaACATTTTTACCAAATCATAACCTACAAATCCATCATTTTAACCATTCTCAACCAAGTAACTCAACTTCAAAACACAATATCATATTATACATATTTTCTCATCCCAATTCCCAACAATAcgatttccaatcaaccatcaatacACACAATAAATATCACCCTCACCATCAATATGgcttcacccacaattcaacctcaatcaatcattaagcatatatcaaaacatgcatatctctcatACATTCTCCCATCAAAACATCAATATTCATCAATCACATATATAACCACATAatttatctcaaccattcaacaatatCAACCCTTCAAAGCCTATTTTAGGGCctttagcctaagttttcacaccacattacattttagatacaggaaaccgagaccataccttagccgcttTTCTGCTTAACCCGAAACACTTCCAAATCACCTTTCCACAAACTCTCAAAACTTCAACACctccaaaaacatatttttagcacACCAAAACCCTTTTCCAaactttccaaaatctcaatcaagctccaacACACATATAAACACTTCCCAACCACAATTATCACAttcaaacacaacaactcaatacccaaacatcataaacccACAAAtttcactagggttgagaatcttaccacacccaaggatcAAGGAGATAAGATTACTTTTCTCTTTCAAGCTAGTTAGGtcttataacatcaaagagcccaaaatctcaacactttttcccattaaattcgaatttAAGGTTGAGAAAACTGGACTAATTTCGTAGTTTACCTCAAAAACAAAGtagtggattttgtagagctcatcatggtgaacacgtggccgcaaacagtgtggtaatcggagctccggatcaaaagttatggtggtttgaagatcaaacaagggtaGAACTTTGAGAGAGTGTTCTCCCCCCCCCCTTcttactccatttcagcgtgttcttaggtttagtgaggagagagagtgcttttttagggttttaggtttagtttggttgggccaagggcccaatatgggtccggttggcccgattTGGCCCATTCGatccaatcttgggccgatttctataaaattggtatcgaaattctcgttttaatctcctctatcatattaaacaataaaaatcacatttttggctttcttgaataaattctaatttatggattaattagccGTGAATTAACCGGGTTTTAAATTCTACCCATCTAATTggaaattttgcccacaaaattcaaattcaattacctgagaataagtgcggatagtcagttcgcatctccgactcaagtttccACGTGTGCTCTTCAACACCGGCTCGATTCCATACCACTTTAACTAACGAAACTTCTTTTCCACACAAACGTTTGATACTTGTATTGTCAATTCTGACTGGagtcactggaagcgtcaaatcttctcttaactgaacctatt
Encoded here:
- the LOC112750855 gene encoding uncharacterized protein, with the translated sequence MRHEDAKANEKVVGIFATQEQSWLQERRKLREHIGALMNELRVFEKKKDEVVSEMSQKLKEIEDLLESRDKVIQEGEQKRKELEENLVKAEREAEELRESVKLEAQEHSSDLRKHKTAFIELVSNQRQLEAELGRAMKQLEAAKQELGSVLEKKEESELLAQKLSIEIVFWLNFCICVFMHLTCSTKCFIHLRKSRVNSTPVNQR